The following proteins come from a genomic window of Methanocella conradii HZ254:
- a CDS encoding flavodoxin domain-containing protein, producing MGRILIVFDSKGGSSAEIVQWIREGAVSKGAQVDVCKPEEVRSLDYDLITVGTPMYNDKPMESILNFLGWKGLSNKKVALFIVCFAGIFGMRNFMVRKYLEELKGACRGKVVKMTSFDSAKGPWRKVNRAVCIDFGKELASLSYMAVETT from the coding sequence ATGGGACGAATTCTCATCGTTTTTGACTCTAAGGGCGGCTCTTCAGCCGAGATCGTCCAGTGGATAAGGGAGGGCGCCGTGTCAAAAGGCGCACAGGTTGACGTTTGCAAGCCAGAGGAGGTCAGGTCGCTAGACTACGACCTCATTACCGTTGGGACTCCTATGTATAATGATAAGCCTATGGAAAGCATATTGAATTTCTTAGGGTGGAAGGGCTTAAGCAATAAGAAGGTGGCGCTATTCATCGTATGCTTCGCGGGCATATTCGGCATGAGGAACTTCATGGTGAGAAAGTACCTCGAGGAGCTTAAGGGCGCTTGTCGGGGCAAGGTGGTAAAAATGACTTCGTTTGACAGCGCAAAGGGGCCCTGGCGCAAGGTCAACCGTGCCGTCTGTATCGACTTCGGAAAGGAGCTTGCATCTCTCTCCTATATGGCGGTAGAGACGACGTGA
- a CDS encoding TrmB family transcriptional regulator, giving the protein MYNLIVCITMNRPFDEKTLSRMTMFGLTEYEARVYLTLIVKGGLEASKVSKYADIPRPHTYSVLKALQMRGLVTVIPEAVNRYRAVPLDEGLDLLMEEQEKQLSILKQAREEILSEVKPKEAIPANHQSIVLLYYGRQNVYKLVDEMFSRCCRECDIMTTANGIVRFYKYFSDKASEFRNKDMRVRFIAPVTPQVEDIALRLSSLVEMRHIDRLPYIRVVLIDESEVLFAEFIDDDYKATGKETGIWINQAELAKMMKTMFENTWQNTVPFPLEKH; this is encoded by the coding sequence ATGTATAACTTGATTGTCTGTATCACTATGAACCGGCCGTTTGATGAAAAGACGCTCTCCAGGATGACCATGTTCGGGCTTACCGAGTACGAGGCCCGGGTTTACTTGACCCTTATAGTGAAGGGGGGGCTTGAGGCCAGCAAGGTCTCGAAGTATGCAGACATACCAAGGCCACACACGTACTCGGTCTTGAAGGCTTTGCAGATGCGGGGGCTCGTCACCGTGATACCCGAGGCGGTTAACCGCTACAGGGCGGTGCCGCTGGACGAGGGACTGGACCTGCTCATGGAGGAGCAGGAAAAACAGCTTTCCATACTAAAGCAGGCGAGGGAGGAGATCCTTTCGGAGGTTAAGCCTAAGGAGGCCATACCCGCTAACCATCAGTCCATAGTCTTATTATATTATGGCCGGCAGAACGTGTATAAGCTAGTGGACGAGATGTTCTCCAGGTGCTGCCGGGAGTGCGACATCATGACCACAGCCAACGGCATCGTGAGGTTCTACAAGTATTTTAGCGATAAGGCCTCCGAGTTCAGGAATAAGGACATGCGGGTGCGGTTTATCGCTCCCGTGACGCCGCAGGTCGAGGATATCGCCCTTAGGCTTTCAAGCCTCGTTGAGATGAGGCATATTGACCGCCTGCCATATATCCGTGTAGTCTTGATAGACGAGAGCGAGGTGCTGTTCGCCGAGTTCATCGATGACGACTATAAGGCCACAGGGAAGGAGACAGGCATCTGGATAAACCAGGCGGAACTGGCAAAGATGATGAAGACCATGTTTGAGAATACGTGGCAGAACACTGTGCCGTTCCCGCTGGAAAAGCATTAA
- a CDS encoding phosphoglycerate kinase, with product MERDYCTMDDFELDGKTVLLRAEFNSPIGPDGKILDDKRIRESAPTIKELEDSKVVILAHQSRPGKKDFTTMEEHARLLQRYIKQNVRYVDDIFGSHAKTAIVEAEAGEVVMLENVRFYSEEVLELAPHEAAKAIMVKKLAPFAQVFLNDAFGASHRSQCSLVGFTPVLPSGAGRLMQKEIDSLTEALKGGGEVVYVLGGAKVDDSISVIRNVLEKKIATRVLVTGVVASVFLAARGLDIGKPNMGFLDKSGLSGEIPRAKELLRQFGEMIAMPCDVAVNKDGKRVEVNVKQLPTDYLISDIGHETIASFSDIIRHADKVILNGPAGIFESQEFATGTRDILMAATKARFSVVGGGHSAAAVEEMGIGDKITHLSTGGGAAIDFLGGKPMPAIEALKAAKKRMMGPVGVI from the coding sequence ATGGAACGCGACTATTGTACGATGGATGATTTTGAGCTGGATGGAAAGACGGTATTGCTAAGGGCGGAGTTTAACTCCCCGATCGGCCCGGATGGCAAGATTCTGGATGATAAGCGTATCAGGGAGAGCGCGCCCACTATCAAGGAGCTTGAGGACTCTAAGGTAGTCATCCTGGCCCACCAGAGCAGGCCGGGGAAGAAGGACTTCACCACGATGGAGGAGCACGCCAGGCTATTGCAGCGGTATATCAAGCAGAACGTGCGCTATGTTGACGATATTTTCGGCTCGCATGCGAAGACGGCTATCGTAGAGGCCGAGGCAGGGGAAGTTGTCATGCTGGAGAACGTTAGGTTCTACTCCGAGGAGGTGCTGGAGTTGGCCCCCCATGAGGCCGCTAAGGCCATCATGGTCAAGAAGCTGGCGCCGTTTGCCCAGGTCTTTTTGAACGACGCCTTCGGCGCTTCCCATCGTTCCCAGTGTTCGCTTGTCGGCTTTACCCCTGTGCTGCCGTCCGGGGCGGGCAGGCTAATGCAGAAGGAGATAGACTCGCTCACCGAGGCGCTAAAGGGCGGCGGCGAAGTTGTGTACGTTTTAGGTGGGGCCAAGGTGGACGACAGCATCAGCGTCATTAGAAACGTGCTAGAAAAGAAGATTGCCACGAGGGTGCTTGTCACCGGCGTCGTCGCAAGTGTGTTCCTGGCGGCTAGGGGGCTGGACATCGGCAAGCCCAACATGGGCTTCCTGGATAAGAGCGGGCTCTCAGGCGAAATTCCTAGAGCAAAGGAGTTGTTACGGCAGTTCGGCGAAATGATTGCCATGCCCTGCGACGTGGCCGTCAACAAGGATGGAAAGCGGGTCGAGGTTAACGTGAAGCAGCTTCCTACCGACTACCTGATATCGGACATAGGCCATGAGACCATAGCGAGTTTCTCAGATATCATACGGCATGCTGATAAGGTTATACTAAATGGGCCGGCGGGCATCTTCGAGAGCCAGGAGTTCGCCACCGGCACAAGGGATATCCTTATGGCGGCCACTAAGGCCAGGTTTTCAGTGGTGGGCGGGGGCCACAGCGCCGCAGCGGTGGAAGAGATGGGCATCGGGGATAAGATTACGCACCTCTCCACAGGGGGCGGCGCCGCCATAGACTTCCTGGGAGGCAAGCCCATGCCAGCCATAGAAGCCCTTAAAGCCGCCAAGAAGAGAATGATGGGGCCAGTGGGCGTAATTTAA
- a CDS encoding fasciclin domain-containing protein: MVGLRRILVIILASALLACVAAPALAQAQKSLFDAAVDAGSFSKLVGAVKATNYDTALSTGGPYTILAPTDEAFNKLPAGTMESLAKDKPKLTGVVKNHVISGKYTTDQLVKMGTVSTLDGKRLKVTKAKDGSIMIDGAKIVKPDIQAKNGVIQGIDTVLVPK, from the coding sequence ATGGTCGGATTGAGAAGAATATTAGTAATAATCCTGGCATCGGCGCTTTTAGCGTGCGTTGCGGCGCCTGCGCTGGCGCAGGCGCAGAAGAGCCTTTTTGACGCTGCCGTGGATGCGGGCTCGTTCTCGAAGCTCGTCGGGGCGGTTAAGGCCACAAACTATGATACAGCGCTTTCCACGGGCGGCCCATATACTATACTCGCCCCCACGGATGAAGCGTTCAACAAGCTGCCCGCTGGTACTATGGAGAGCCTGGCAAAGGATAAGCCTAAGCTGACAGGGGTCGTTAAGAATCACGTCATATCCGGTAAATATACTACCGATCAGCTCGTGAAGATGGGGACGGTCAGCACGCTCGACGGCAAGAGGCTGAAGGTGACCAAGGCTAAAGACGGCTCCATCATGATAGATGGCGCTAAGATCGTGAAGCCGGACATCCAGGCTAAGAATGGGGTCATCCAGGGCATAGACACCGTGCTTGTGCCGAAGTAA
- a CDS encoding pyridoxal phosphate-dependent aminotransferase, translated as MTVKFDKRVTCINISGIRKMFEGAGPGAINLGLGQPDFDTPGHIKAEAIKAIEEGFTGYTANMGMPELREAIAMKFKKENGLDYSPEEIIVTSGASEALHIAIEALCGKGDEVLIPDPGFVSYVALTIMADARPVPVPLDENLRYDPETIKKYITKNTRAIILNSPSNPTGAVQTPEEVRAIAEIAKDKGVTVISDEVYEHFIYDGVHDSPAKYADNVITINASSKTYAMTGWRVGYLAARPEYIDQTIKVHQYVQACACSISQRAALAALTGPQDCVAAMRDEFRRRRDYLIKELHDMGVQCVKPQGAFYAFPYVGDEQEKVMELLKKGVITTPGSSFGEHGRGFIRLCYATSIPNLQKAVSIMKTVL; from the coding sequence ATGACCGTCAAATTCGATAAGAGGGTAACCTGCATTAACATCTCAGGTATACGAAAGATGTTCGAGGGCGCCGGGCCGGGCGCCATCAACCTCGGCCTGGGGCAGCCGGACTTCGACACGCCAGGGCATATTAAGGCTGAAGCCATCAAGGCGATCGAGGAGGGCTTCACCGGATATACGGCGAACATGGGCATGCCGGAGCTGAGGGAGGCCATAGCCATGAAGTTCAAGAAGGAGAATGGCCTGGACTATTCACCGGAGGAGATTATCGTGACGTCCGGGGCAAGCGAAGCCCTTCACATAGCGATTGAGGCGCTGTGCGGCAAAGGTGATGAGGTGCTTATTCCCGATCCTGGCTTCGTATCGTATGTTGCTCTAACTATCATGGCCGACGCCAGGCCAGTGCCCGTTCCGCTGGACGAAAATCTCAGATATGACCCCGAGACCATTAAAAAATACATCACAAAAAATACGAGGGCAATAATCCTGAACTCGCCCTCAAACCCGACAGGGGCGGTACAGACGCCAGAAGAGGTCAGGGCGATCGCCGAGATAGCTAAGGATAAGGGCGTGACGGTCATATCGGACGAGGTGTACGAGCACTTTATCTACGATGGCGTGCACGACAGCCCCGCTAAATACGCGGATAACGTCATAACCATAAATGCCTCTTCTAAGACTTATGCGATGACCGGCTGGAGGGTGGGGTACCTGGCCGCCCGCCCCGAGTATATAGATCAAACTATTAAGGTTCACCAATACGTGCAGGCCTGCGCGTGCTCCATATCGCAGAGGGCCGCCCTTGCGGCGCTAACAGGCCCCCAGGATTGCGTTGCCGCCATGAGGGACGAGTTCCGGCGCAGGAGAGATTATCTCATTAAGGAGCTACACGATATGGGCGTGCAATGTGTCAAGCCTCAGGGCGCCTTTTATGCCTTCCCATACGTGGGAGATGAGCAGGAGAAGGTCATGGAATTATTAAAGAAAGGCGTCATAACGACGCCCGGCTCCTCGTTCGGCGAGCATGGCAGGGGCTTCATAAGGCTGTGCTATGCCACATCTATTCCTAACCTTCAAAAAGCCGTGTCCATCATGAAGACGGTGCTTTAG
- a CDS encoding 2-amino-3,7-dideoxy-D-threo-hept-6-ulosonate synthase — translation MMTIGKRIRIERIKDRKSGNSLIIPLDHGISIGPVEGITDLADTVEKVAEGGANAVLMQKGMVPYGHRGYGKDIGLIVHMSASTSLSPDPNNKVQVCTVEECMKMGADAVSVHINVGSDTESAQLGILGSVAERCAFWGIPLIAMMYPRGSSIKNQHDPLVVAHAARVGAELGADIIKTNYTGDPDSFKQVVKGCPVPIIIAGGPKMGSDIELLEMIEGAMSAGAKGAAIGRNVFQHKSPTHITRAISRIVHEKWTASEAFEELKR, via the coding sequence ATGATGACGATTGGCAAGAGAATAAGAATAGAGAGGATCAAGGACAGAAAAAGCGGGAACAGCCTGATTATCCCCCTGGACCACGGCATATCTATAGGGCCGGTCGAGGGGATAACGGACCTCGCGGATACAGTCGAAAAGGTAGCAGAAGGCGGCGCAAACGCCGTGTTAATGCAAAAGGGCATGGTACCATACGGGCATCGTGGATATGGCAAGGATATTGGCCTCATCGTCCACATGAGCGCCTCAACCTCGCTATCGCCAGACCCGAACAACAAGGTACAGGTATGCACGGTAGAGGAGTGCATGAAAATGGGGGCAGACGCGGTGAGCGTCCACATCAACGTGGGCAGCGATACCGAGAGCGCACAGCTCGGCATACTGGGAAGTGTCGCAGAGCGCTGCGCATTCTGGGGCATACCATTGATAGCCATGATGTATCCCAGAGGGTCGTCTATAAAGAACCAGCATGACCCGCTAGTGGTGGCACACGCGGCTAGAGTTGGCGCCGAGCTCGGCGCCGATATCATCAAGACCAACTATACCGGCGACCCGGACAGTTTTAAGCAGGTGGTAAAGGGGTGCCCCGTGCCAATTATCATCGCTGGCGGCCCAAAGATGGGGTCTGATATCGAGCTGTTAGAGATGATAGAAGGAGCCATGAGCGCAGGAGCGAAGGGGGCTGCAATAGGTAGAAATGTATTTCAACATAAATCCCCAACCCATATAACGAGGGCTATCTCCCGTATCGTCCATGAAAAGTGGACTGCTTCAGAGGCCTTCGAGGAGCTTAAGAGATGA
- a CDS encoding 3-dehydroquinate synthase II: MNKLVWVDVHEFPWSKAKEEVTAALEAGADAVLAGADQADKARELGRIKIVSTDENADVMLVGIGSEGDGTTPLPKRLEDSADLAAVKKLKGVGKATAAFVRLEGKEYERLAVKLGKASDYLIIEGKDWKVIPLENLIAELQGSPVKIIAKAENVGEASVALQTLEKGADGILISTDDPLKVRDIAKAVTSRRQKVALATATVTAVKEAGIGDRVCIDTCSLMKPGEGMLVGNQSGGLFLVQSEAEESPYVASRPFRVNAGAVHEYVLVDEKTRYLSELASGDGALIVDKDGDARKATIGRVKIERRPLLYVEAEAGGKKVSAILQNAETIKLVGSDGSSIPVTRLKPGDKVLVRVEDAGRHFGMKIEETIIEK, encoded by the coding sequence ATGAATAAGCTTGTCTGGGTCGACGTACATGAATTTCCATGGAGTAAGGCAAAGGAAGAGGTGACGGCCGCCCTTGAAGCCGGGGCAGATGCCGTGCTGGCGGGGGCCGACCAGGCTGATAAGGCTAGAGAGCTTGGCCGAATAAAGATAGTCTCTACTGATGAGAACGCAGATGTCATGCTGGTGGGCATCGGCTCCGAGGGCGATGGCACCACCCCCCTGCCGAAAAGGCTAGAGGACTCTGCGGACCTCGCAGCGGTGAAGAAGCTTAAGGGCGTGGGCAAGGCCACCGCCGCGTTTGTGCGGCTCGAGGGCAAGGAATACGAGAGGCTTGCCGTGAAGCTCGGCAAGGCCTCCGATTACCTCATCATAGAGGGCAAGGACTGGAAAGTCATCCCTCTGGAGAACCTGATAGCTGAGCTGCAGGGCTCGCCCGTGAAGATCATCGCAAAGGCCGAGAACGTGGGCGAGGCGTCAGTTGCGCTTCAGACGCTGGAAAAAGGCGCTGACGGCATTTTGATAAGCACGGATGACCCGCTTAAGGTGAGGGATATAGCGAAGGCCGTAACTTCAAGGAGGCAGAAGGTGGCCCTGGCTACTGCTACCGTGACGGCGGTGAAGGAGGCGGGCATTGGCGACAGGGTTTGCATTGATACCTGCTCCTTGATGAAGCCCGGCGAGGGCATGCTCGTCGGCAACCAGTCGGGCGGCCTGTTCCTGGTACAATCCGAGGCCGAGGAGAGCCCCTACGTGGCGAGCAGGCCTTTCCGCGTAAACGCGGGCGCCGTGCATGAGTACGTGCTCGTCGACGAGAAGACTCGCTACCTTTCTGAGCTTGCCAGCGGCGATGGCGCCCTCATCGTTGATAAAGATGGGGACGCCAGGAAGGCGACCATTGGCCGTGTGAAGATCGAGCGCAGGCCGCTCCTGTACGTGGAGGCGGAGGCAGGCGGCAAAAAGGTCTCCGCAATCCTTCAGAACGCCGAGACTATAAAGCTCGTAGGGAGCGATGGCAGCTCGATACCCGTGACGAGGCTTAAGCCCGGGGATAAAGTCCTTGTCCGCGTGGAAGACGCCGGCCGGCACTTTGGGATGAAGATAGAAGAGACCATAATCGAAAAGTAA
- a CDS encoding deoxyhypusine synthase produces the protein MWARLKMMENRIRHAEVRGTMTVDELIRQLDGCAFGAGRIAKACDILEKMQADDVTKFFGLSGAMVPAGMRNVISDMIRGGYIDVLVTTGANMVHDIIEATGGYHAKGSENADDIALKGQHINRIYDVFLNEEYFTSLESKLQEVYRGMDENKVYSISDLMREIGKSLDDKRSILRSAYEMGVPVYCPAVQDSIIGLQAWLYTQTSRLRVDAFKDMRELIDRCYDAKRTGAILIGGGVPKNYVLQCMLVTPRGGYDYVIQITMDRAETGGLSGATLDEARSWGKVGENAEAVQVICDATIALPLMLAAVNERLSKKKGD, from the coding sequence ATGTGGGCGAGGCTGAAGATGATGGAAAACAGGATAAGGCATGCTGAGGTCCGCGGAACGATGACCGTGGACGAGCTCATACGGCAGCTCGATGGCTGCGCCTTCGGAGCCGGCCGGATTGCGAAGGCCTGCGACATACTCGAAAAGATGCAGGCAGATGACGTCACGAAGTTTTTCGGCCTGTCAGGCGCCATGGTGCCGGCAGGGATGCGAAACGTCATTTCAGACATGATAAGGGGGGGCTACATCGACGTTCTCGTCACCACGGGGGCCAACATGGTACACGACATCATAGAGGCGACGGGCGGATACCATGCAAAAGGCTCGGAAAACGCGGACGACATTGCGCTTAAGGGCCAGCACATCAACAGGATTTACGACGTATTCCTGAACGAGGAGTACTTCACAAGCCTTGAGAGTAAGCTTCAGGAAGTCTACAGGGGCATGGATGAGAATAAAGTGTACTCTATTAGCGACCTCATGCGTGAGATAGGGAAGAGCCTCGATGATAAGCGCTCCATTCTGAGGAGCGCGTACGAGATGGGGGTTCCGGTCTACTGCCCGGCGGTCCAGGACTCTATCATAGGGCTTCAGGCCTGGCTTTACACTCAGACGAGCAGGCTGCGAGTGGACGCCTTCAAGGACATGCGCGAGCTTATCGATAGGTGCTATGATGCGAAGCGCACAGGAGCGATATTAATAGGGGGCGGGGTGCCCAAGAACTACGTGTTACAGTGCATGCTGGTGACGCCGCGCGGCGGATACGATTACGTCATCCAGATAACCATGGATAGGGCAGAGACTGGCGGGCTATCGGGGGCCACGCTTGATGAGGCGAGAAGCTGGGGTAAGGTTGGGGAGAATGCCGAGGCTGTCCAGGTGATATGCGACGCTACCATCGCCCTGCCCCTCATGCTCGCCGCCGTGAACGAGAGGCTGTCAAAGAAAAAGGGCGATTAA
- the nadE gene encoding NAD(+) synthase, whose amino-acid sequence MMGEEKGKIGLEEYLALDVEKARHDIVEFVRNEVKNFRKDGALIGLSGGLDSSTVAFLCVEALGKDKVMGLILPERDSSPRNIEDAVGLAKQLGIQYKKIDISPILESLGAYGLLSHEEASDRPAMERAVERIRRLTGKESPFAEQFSSIYSPTSGATAVPLPVANRLHAFATAKTRTRMMVLYFNAILNNYLVVGTTDLSEWSIGFYDKYGDGASDISILKHLYKTQIQRLARHIGVPEHIVNKPSSGDLLGMGMPNVVAIGVPYEKLDGILCGIRHGLPDQDIARRAGVRLDTVESIKKAMNAAMLMESMPLSLPMPK is encoded by the coding sequence ATGATGGGCGAGGAAAAGGGAAAGATAGGCCTTGAAGAATACCTGGCGCTTGACGTGGAAAAGGCAAGGCACGATATCGTCGAGTTCGTACGGAATGAGGTTAAGAATTTCAGGAAAGACGGGGCGCTCATCGGGCTTTCGGGCGGGCTGGACTCCTCGACGGTGGCTTTCCTGTGCGTTGAGGCGCTGGGCAAGGATAAGGTCATGGGGCTGATATTGCCCGAACGCGATTCGAGCCCCAGGAATATTGAGGATGCGGTGGGGCTGGCGAAACAGCTTGGTATACAATATAAGAAGATAGATATTTCTCCAATCCTGGAAAGCCTGGGCGCTTATGGCCTGCTATCCCACGAGGAGGCGTCGGACAGGCCGGCCATGGAGAGGGCGGTGGAGCGCATCCGCAGGCTCACCGGCAAGGAGTCGCCATTCGCGGAGCAGTTCAGCAGCATTTATAGCCCGACGTCAGGCGCTACGGCGGTCCCGCTGCCGGTGGCGAACCGGCTGCACGCCTTCGCCACCGCCAAGACGAGGACGCGCATGATGGTCTTATACTTTAATGCCATCCTGAATAATTACCTGGTCGTCGGCACCACAGACCTGTCCGAGTGGAGCATCGGGTTTTACGATAAGTATGGCGACGGGGCGAGCGACATATCCATCCTAAAGCACCTCTATAAGACTCAGATCCAGAGGCTGGCAAGACATATTGGGGTGCCCGAGCATATCGTTAATAAGCCCTCTTCTGGCGACCTGCTTGGCATGGGCATGCCTAACGTGGTGGCCATCGGAGTACCCTATGAAAAGCTTGATGGCATCCTGTGTGGCATAAGGCACGGCCTCCCTGATCAGGATATCGCCAGGAGGGCTGGCGTGCGGCTGGATACCGTGGAGTCTATAAAGAAGGCGATGAACGCCGCCATGCTTATGGAGAGCATGCCCCTCTCGCTCCCCATGCCAAAATAA
- a CDS encoding 30S ribosomal protein S6e, which produces MADFKLVVSDPKTAKAYNIDVTGPRTAKLVGKAIGAEVDGEAVGLTGYTLVITGGSDKDGVPMRKDLPGQGRRRVLVAGGVGYHPKSDGMRKRKTLRGNEISGDLVQVNAVVKSYGPKPLEELVPKTEGAGKKKKEEKKKAAAEAKK; this is translated from the coding sequence ATGGCAGATTTCAAGTTAGTAGTTTCCGACCCTAAGACCGCGAAGGCTTACAACATAGATGTCACCGGCCCCAGGACTGCGAAGCTCGTTGGCAAGGCAATCGGAGCGGAAGTCGATGGCGAGGCCGTCGGCCTGACGGGATACACGCTGGTAATCACAGGCGGGTCCGACAAGGATGGCGTACCCATGAGAAAAGACCTTCCAGGCCAGGGAAGGAGAAGGGTCCTGGTCGCGGGCGGCGTAGGATATCACCCGAAGTCGGACGGCATGAGGAAGAGAAAAACCCTCAGGGGCAATGAGATCTCGGGCGACCTGGTACAGGTGAACGCCGTCGTCAAGTCATACGGCCCTAAGCCACTCGAGGAACTGGTGCCGAAGACAGAAGGCGCTGGCAAGAAGAAGAAAGAAGAGAAAAAGAAGGCTGCCGCCGAGGCTAAGAAGTAA
- a CDS encoding DUF362 domain-containing protein — protein sequence MPYEVSVVRCETYDEAEVRKAVEEGLAPLGGLGSVVKKGDRVLIKLNLLAAKPPEAAVTTHPALAKAVVNMIKELGAIPMVGDSPGGRSTMASYKALLKATGIQQMADETGCTIVRFDGEVADINAESARTYKKLKIAKAVTEAEVIISLPKMKTHTLTYFTGAVKMLYGYLPGMTKAEYHLHTARDVGMFAELLLDLYEARRPDLSIMDAIVGMEGAGPQHGSPRRIGLVMASKSCTALDYVAATIAGFDPMSVPTIKKAYERNIGPADLKDIQVYGEKVEPLIIKDFKKPHTMQLNRIPPFLLNSLRRFVSDRPCIDPAKCRMCGACARDCPPKAIRFVKGKTPSIDHNKCIRCYCCQELCPEGAVYVSRPFARRLI from the coding sequence ATGCCGTACGAAGTGTCTGTAGTCAGGTGTGAAACATATGATGAGGCCGAGGTCAGAAAAGCGGTCGAAGAAGGCCTGGCACCATTAGGAGGGCTGGGCAGCGTCGTCAAAAAGGGGGACCGGGTGCTCATTAAGCTTAACCTGTTGGCCGCTAAGCCTCCTGAAGCGGCCGTCACGACGCACCCTGCGCTCGCTAAAGCCGTGGTGAACATGATAAAGGAGCTTGGGGCGATACCCATGGTGGGCGACTCGCCGGGCGGAAGGAGCACGATGGCATCTTATAAAGCGTTGCTTAAGGCGACGGGCATCCAGCAGATGGCCGATGAGACCGGCTGTACTATCGTGCGGTTTGACGGCGAGGTAGCAGACATAAATGCCGAAAGCGCCAGGACGTACAAAAAACTCAAAATCGCAAAAGCGGTAACAGAGGCGGAAGTAATCATAAGCCTGCCCAAGATGAAGACGCACACTTTAACGTATTTCACGGGGGCAGTAAAGATGCTCTACGGATACCTTCCCGGCATGACAAAGGCCGAGTATCACCTTCACACGGCGAGAGACGTAGGAATGTTCGCAGAGCTTCTGCTGGACCTGTACGAGGCGAGGAGGCCCGACTTGAGCATAATGGACGCCATCGTGGGCATGGAAGGGGCAGGGCCGCAACATGGGTCCCCGCGCAGGATTGGCCTGGTCATGGCCAGCAAGAGCTGTACTGCGCTTGACTATGTGGCCGCCACGATAGCTGGGTTCGACCCAATGAGCGTACCGACGATAAAAAAGGCATATGAAAGGAACATTGGGCCGGCAGACCTGAAAGACATCCAGGTCTACGGGGAAAAGGTGGAGCCGCTCATCATCAAGGACTTTAAAAAGCCTCATACGATGCAGCTAAACCGTATACCCCCATTCCTTCTTAACAGCTTGCGCCGTTTCGTATCAGACAGGCCGTGCATCGACCCTGCAAAGTGCAGGATGTGCGGCGCCTGTGCAAGGGACTGCCCGCCGAAGGCGATAAGATTCGTAAAAGGCAAGACCCCATCCATAGACCACAATAAATGTATCCGCTGCTACTGCTGCCAGGAGCTATGTCCTGAAGGAGCCGTTTACGTCTCAAGGCCGTTCGCCCGCAGGCTTATATAA